A portion of the Streptomyces erythrochromogenes genome contains these proteins:
- a CDS encoding protein kinase domain-containing protein gives MSQDGTQGQYAGGSLAGGRYQLRDLLGAGGMASVYLAYDSALDRQVAIKTLHSDLGREQSFRERFRREAQAVAKLSHTNIVSVFDTGEGEVTFGGGRSGDGAVMPYIVMEYVEGKPLGSVLEADIRQYGAMPADKALKVTADVLAALETSHEMGLVHRDIKPGNVMVNKRGVVKVMDFGIARAMQSGVTSMTQTGMVVGTPQYLSPEQALGRGVDARSDLYSVGIMLFQLLTGRIPFDADSPLAIAYAHVQEEPVAPSSINRSVTPAMDALVARALKKNPNERFPTAAAMGDEVARVLGSGQAGAPVIVQGQGPLSSGAGVSSAVFPPVESGFQAPPQSVQQPYQAPHTPTPAPYAPTPAPQPHAQGGYAYPHTPPPQAQYAPQTPPPYTISPAGAAGPAGSGGGKRNMPVVVGAVAVALLAVGGLIAAISMNGDDKDKGGTTADPGASTSASAKAGFKGPDVTRTIDPKKCSEPVKHYSEAGKYSAPDLKYKNLLSVKACIQASGGKYTIVPKDEAVYGKDTVLSQSPAAGDKINKEGTEYTLTVSTGNPE, from the coding sequence ATGAGCCAGGACGGCACTCAGGGCCAGTACGCGGGCGGCTCTCTGGCCGGTGGCCGTTACCAGCTAAGGGACTTGCTGGGTGCGGGCGGCATGGCCTCTGTATACCTCGCGTACGACTCGGCGCTGGACCGGCAGGTGGCCATCAAGACCCTGCACAGCGACCTCGGCCGGGAACAGTCCTTCCGCGAGCGCTTCCGCCGCGAGGCCCAGGCTGTAGCGAAACTGTCGCACACGAACATCGTCTCGGTCTTCGACACCGGTGAAGGCGAAGTGACGTTCGGCGGCGGCCGCTCGGGCGACGGCGCGGTGATGCCGTACATCGTCATGGAGTACGTGGAGGGCAAGCCGCTCGGCTCGGTGCTCGAAGCGGACATCCGGCAGTACGGGGCCATGCCGGCGGACAAGGCGCTGAAGGTGACGGCCGACGTGCTCGCCGCCCTGGAGACCAGCCACGAGATGGGGCTCGTCCACCGCGACATCAAGCCCGGCAACGTGATGGTGAACAAGCGCGGCGTGGTCAAGGTGATGGACTTCGGCATCGCCCGCGCCATGCAGTCGGGGGTCACCTCGATGACGCAGACCGGCATGGTCGTCGGCACCCCGCAGTACCTCTCGCCCGAACAGGCGCTGGGGCGCGGCGTCGACGCCCGGTCCGACCTGTACTCGGTCGGCATCATGCTCTTCCAGCTGCTGACGGGGCGGATCCCGTTCGACGCGGACTCGCCGCTGGCCATCGCGTACGCCCACGTGCAGGAGGAGCCGGTCGCGCCGTCCTCCATCAACCGGTCGGTGACCCCGGCGATGGACGCCCTGGTGGCGCGGGCGCTGAAGAAGAACCCGAACGAGCGCTTCCCCACGGCCGCGGCCATGGGCGACGAGGTCGCGCGGGTGCTGGGCTCCGGGCAGGCCGGGGCGCCGGTCATCGTGCAGGGCCAGGGGCCGCTGAGCAGCGGCGCGGGCGTGTCCTCGGCCGTGTTCCCGCCGGTGGAGTCCGGCTTCCAGGCGCCGCCGCAGTCGGTGCAGCAGCCCTACCAGGCGCCGCACACCCCGACGCCGGCCCCGTACGCGCCGACGCCGGCCCCGCAGCCGCACGCGCAGGGCGGCTACGCCTACCCGCACACGCCCCCGCCGCAGGCGCAGTACGCGCCGCAGACCCCGCCCCCGTACACGATCTCCCCGGCGGGTGCGGCGGGCCCGGCGGGCTCCGGCGGCGGCAAGCGGAACATGCCGGTGGTCGTGGGTGCGGTCGCGGTGGCGCTGCTGGCGGTCGGCGGTCTGATCGCGGCGATCTCGATGAACGGGGACGACAAGGACAAGGGCGGCACCACGGCCGATCCGGGCGCCTCCACGTCCGCGTCCGCGAAGGCCGGGTTCAAGGGACCCGACGTCACGCGCACGATCGACCCCAAGAAGTGCTCGGAGCCGGTGAAGCACTACAGCGAGGCCGGCAAGTACTCGGCGCCGGACCTCAAGTACAAGAACCTGCTGTCCGTGAAGGCCTGCATCCAGGCCTCGGGCGGCAAGTACACCATCGTCCCGAAGGACGAGGCCGTGTACGGCAAGGACACGGTGCTGAGCCAGTCCCCGGCCGCCGGCGACAAGATCAACAAGGAGGGCACGGAGTACACGCTCACCGTGTCCACCGGCAATCCGGAGTAG
- a CDS encoding PadR family transcriptional regulator, whose protein sequence is MSIRHGLLALLERGPRYGSQLRTEFESRTGSTWPLNVGQVYTTLARLERDGLVAPDGEDTAGHTLYAITDTGRAELREWYERPVDRANPPRDELSIKLAMAVGAPGVDIRAVIQSQRHATIRAMQDYTRLKATALAAVESGRSGERDDVAWLLVLEQLIFQTEAEARWLDHCEARLVRLSLPADRRAAAPEPPQAAAETPAPTTTTRPRTARTRRA, encoded by the coding sequence ATGTCGATCCGTCACGGGCTACTCGCCCTACTGGAACGGGGTCCTCGGTACGGCTCCCAGCTGCGCACCGAGTTCGAATCCCGGACCGGCTCCACCTGGCCTCTCAACGTCGGGCAGGTCTACACGACCCTCGCCCGGCTCGAACGCGACGGCCTCGTCGCACCCGACGGCGAGGACACCGCGGGACACACCCTCTACGCCATCACCGACACCGGGCGCGCCGAGCTGCGCGAGTGGTACGAGCGCCCCGTCGACCGGGCCAACCCGCCCCGGGACGAGCTGTCCATCAAGCTCGCCATGGCCGTGGGCGCCCCGGGCGTGGACATCCGCGCCGTCATCCAGTCCCAGCGGCACGCCACGATCCGCGCGATGCAGGACTACACCCGGCTCAAGGCCACCGCGCTCGCGGCGGTCGAGAGCGGCCGCTCCGGCGAGCGCGACGACGTCGCCTGGCTGCTCGTGCTGGAACAGCTGATCTTCCAGACCGAGGCCGAGGCACGCTGGCTCGACCACTGCGAAGCCCGGCTCGTCCGGCTCTCCCTGCCGGCCGACCGGAGAGCCGCCGCGCCCGAACCGCCCCAGGCCGCCGCCGAGACCCCGGCCCCGACCACCACCACCCGGCCCCGCACCGCCCGTACGCGGCGCGCCTGA
- a CDS encoding ABC transporter ATP-binding protein — protein MPDQRQPQQPVLQLERLVRTHGSGATEVHALRGIDLAVYPGELVAVMGPSGSGKSTLLTLAGGLDVPTGGRVLVEGTDITAASRKQLAALRRRSIGYVFQDYNLIPALTAAENVALPLELDGTSARKARVAALAALEEMNLGVLADRFPDEMSGGQQQRVAIARALVGDRRLVLADEPTGALDSETGESVLALLRSRCDAGAAGVLVTHEPRFAAWADRVVFLRDGSVVDETMRSHADSLLSGQAGGQ, from the coding sequence ATGCCCGACCAGCGCCAGCCCCAGCAACCCGTACTGCAGTTGGAGCGGCTCGTCCGCACCCACGGCAGCGGCGCCACCGAAGTGCACGCCCTGCGCGGCATCGACCTCGCCGTGTACCCCGGCGAACTCGTCGCCGTCATGGGCCCTTCCGGCTCCGGCAAGTCCACGCTGCTCACCCTCGCGGGCGGCCTCGACGTCCCCACCGGCGGCCGAGTGCTGGTCGAGGGCACCGACATCACCGCGGCGAGCCGCAAGCAGCTCGCCGCGCTGCGCCGCCGCAGCATCGGGTACGTCTTCCAGGACTACAACCTGATCCCGGCCCTCACCGCCGCCGAGAACGTGGCCCTGCCGCTCGAACTGGACGGGACCTCGGCCCGCAAGGCCCGCGTCGCGGCCCTCGCGGCGCTGGAGGAGATGAACCTGGGCGTCCTCGCCGACCGCTTCCCCGACGAGATGTCCGGCGGGCAACAGCAGCGCGTGGCCATCGCCCGCGCCCTCGTGGGCGACCGCCGCCTCGTCCTCGCCGACGAGCCCACCGGCGCCCTCGACTCCGAGACCGGCGAGTCCGTCCTCGCCCTGCTGCGCTCCCGCTGCGACGCCGGCGCGGCCGGGGTCCTCGTCACCCACGAGCCGCGCTTCGCCGCATGGGCCGACCGCGTGGTCTTCCTGCGCGACGGCAGCGTGGTCGACGAGACCATGCGCAGCCACGCCGACTCCCTCCTCTCCGGACAGGCGGGCGGCCAGTGA
- a CDS encoding ABC transporter permease — MIALPIVGVSAADLTLRSAELSTEQALARQIGTADARVRPLDMTQPIYQMPDGSTFVPVGGYENAGSSSTGREVPQELDTSQLPAGTQVLKDSVGYNKVRTKHGLLDTDLHEVDTRSPLVAGMFTLDRGRLPETAGEVAATTAFLKNSGLYVGSTVTPRGANTSYKIVGAYELPSELGNNEILAPPGTLIAPLDQVLKAAGGHGIRPNDSYLVKVGGDGFTWNMVKAANTKSLLVVSRAVHLDPPADADVPLFQQEPKERFQQGGSSASDMAVLATVVGLAMLEICLLAGPAFAVGARRSRRQLGLVGANGGDRRHIRSIVLSGGLVIGAVSAVIGTVVGVGLTIALRPVLEGQLGVRFGSLDFRPLELAGIALLAVVTGLLSAIVPAVTASRQTVLASLTGRRGVRRANRVLPVLGLIAVAGGAAIALYGTTSRMGATVVVGGSAIAELGFVALTPVLVGLFGRLGRWLPLSPRLALRDAVRNRGRTAPAVAAVLAAVAGTVAVATYEHSRDVQMRHEYVADLPHGTGALEARENSAHKEVPALREALSKQLPVAVRADVDRVVVGMPSCESYSTEPGCGRIEIIKPKEQRCPLYDTPNGPDAFTAAQARELRQDWRCVDTARPAPEPVVVADEKLLGVLAVTDPGSVSALKQGRAVAFDKRQIKDGRITLRTVLAKEGVNPFPPVGEDPPGEDKVLPVHLAPESVKNWGLELVLPPATAKAAGLATVPAGAYFTLDGKATSEQRQRIAGEIDRMGVEAAVRIEEGYQGNDNLALLALTVFAGLVTIGAAGIATGLAQADAEADLKTLAAVGAAPRVRRTLSGFQCGVVALMGVVLGTAAGILPAVGLRLVQRRELEALYQHSVDKGYASVREAVPYVPISVPWETLAGLLVVVPVGAALLAALVTRSSGALARRAAG, encoded by the coding sequence ATGATCGCCCTGCCGATCGTCGGCGTGAGCGCCGCCGACCTCACCCTGCGCAGCGCCGAACTCTCGACCGAGCAGGCCCTTGCGCGGCAGATCGGGACCGCCGACGCCCGAGTGCGCCCCCTCGACATGACCCAGCCCATCTACCAGATGCCCGACGGCTCCACGTTCGTGCCGGTCGGCGGCTACGAGAACGCCGGCAGCTCGTCCACGGGGCGGGAGGTGCCGCAGGAACTGGACACGTCCCAGCTCCCGGCCGGGACCCAGGTCCTCAAGGACTCCGTGGGCTACAACAAGGTCCGCACCAAGCACGGACTCCTCGACACCGACCTGCACGAAGTCGACACCCGGAGCCCGCTGGTGGCGGGCATGTTCACGCTCGACCGCGGCCGGCTGCCCGAGACCGCCGGAGAGGTCGCCGCCACCACCGCCTTCCTGAAGAACTCCGGCCTCTACGTCGGCTCCACGGTCACTCCGCGCGGCGCGAACACCTCGTACAAGATCGTCGGGGCGTACGAGCTGCCGAGTGAGCTGGGCAACAACGAGATCCTCGCCCCGCCGGGGACCCTGATCGCCCCTCTCGACCAGGTGCTCAAGGCCGCCGGAGGCCACGGGATACGGCCCAACGACAGCTACCTGGTCAAGGTCGGCGGCGACGGTTTCACGTGGAACATGGTGAAGGCGGCCAACACCAAGTCCCTGCTGGTCGTCTCCCGAGCCGTGCACCTCGACCCGCCCGCCGACGCCGACGTGCCCCTCTTCCAGCAGGAGCCCAAGGAGCGGTTCCAGCAGGGCGGCAGCTCGGCCTCCGACATGGCCGTCCTGGCCACCGTCGTGGGCCTCGCCATGCTGGAGATCTGCCTGCTCGCCGGACCGGCCTTCGCGGTCGGTGCCCGCCGCTCGCGCCGCCAGCTCGGCCTGGTCGGCGCCAACGGCGGCGACCGGCGCCACATCCGCTCCATCGTGCTCTCCGGCGGCCTGGTCATCGGCGCCGTCTCCGCCGTCATCGGCACCGTGGTCGGCGTGGGGCTCACCATCGCGCTGCGTCCCGTGCTGGAGGGGCAGCTCGGCGTCCGCTTCGGCAGCCTGGACTTCCGCCCGCTGGAACTGGCCGGCATCGCCCTGCTCGCCGTGGTGACCGGCCTGCTGTCCGCGATCGTCCCCGCCGTCACCGCCTCCCGGCAGACCGTGCTGGCCTCGCTCACCGGCCGCCGCGGGGTGCGCCGCGCCAACCGGGTGCTGCCGGTGCTGGGCCTGATCGCCGTCGCCGGCGGCGCCGCCATCGCCCTGTACGGCACCACGTCGCGCATGGGCGCCACCGTCGTCGTGGGCGGCAGCGCCATCGCCGAGCTCGGCTTCGTCGCCCTCACTCCGGTCCTGGTCGGCCTGTTCGGTCGGCTCGGACGCTGGCTGCCGCTGTCGCCGCGGCTCGCGCTGCGCGACGCCGTGCGCAACCGGGGGCGTACGGCGCCCGCCGTGGCCGCGGTGCTGGCCGCCGTCGCCGGCACCGTCGCGGTGGCCACGTACGAGCACAGCCGGGACGTGCAGATGCGGCACGAGTACGTCGCCGACCTGCCGCACGGCACGGGAGCGCTGGAAGCCCGGGAGAACAGCGCCCACAAGGAGGTTCCCGCGCTGCGCGAGGCGCTCTCCAAGCAACTCCCGGTGGCGGTGCGGGCGGACGTCGACCGGGTGGTCGTCGGTATGCCGAGCTGCGAGTCGTACTCGACGGAACCCGGCTGCGGCCGCATCGAGATCATCAAGCCCAAGGAGCAGCGCTGCCCGCTCTACGACACCCCCAACGGCCCTGATGCCTTCACCGCGGCACAGGCCCGGGAGCTGCGCCAGGACTGGCGCTGCGTGGACACGGCGCGCCCCGCGCCGGAACCGGTGGTCGTCGCCGACGAGAAGCTGCTGGGCGTGCTGGCGGTGACCGACCCGGGCTCCGTGTCCGCCCTCAAGCAGGGCCGGGCCGTCGCCTTCGACAAGCGCCAGATCAAGGACGGCAGGATCACCCTGCGGACCGTCCTCGCCAAGGAGGGCGTCAACCCCTTCCCGCCGGTCGGCGAGGACCCGCCCGGTGAGGACAAGGTCCTGCCCGTCCACCTGGCACCCGAGTCGGTCAAGAACTGGGGCCTCGAACTGGTCCTGCCGCCGGCGACGGCCAAGGCCGCAGGTCTGGCCACCGTCCCGGCAGGGGCGTACTTCACCCTCGACGGGAAGGCGACCAGCGAGCAGCGGCAGCGGATCGCCGGCGAGATCGACCGCATGGGCGTCGAGGCGGCCGTGCGCATCGAAGAGGGCTACCAGGGCAACGACAACCTCGCGCTGCTCGCCCTGACCGTCTTCGCGGGTCTGGTCACCATCGGGGCGGCCGGCATCGCCACCGGGCTCGCCCAGGCCGACGCCGAGGCCGATCTGAAGACCCTGGCGGCCGTGGGGGCGGCGCCCCGGGTACGGCGGACGCTGAGCGGCTTCCAGTGCGGGGTGGTCGCCCTGATGGGCGTCGTCCTGGGCACGGCGGCCGGGATCCTGCCCGCGGTGGGCCTGCGCCTGGTGCAGCGCCGGGAGCTGGAGGCGCTGTACCAGCACTCCGTCGACAAGGGCTACGCGTCGGTCAGGGAGGCCGTCCCGTACGTGCCGATCTCCGTGCCGTGGGAGACCCTCGCCGGGCTGCTCGTCGTGGTCCCGGTGGGCGCGGCCCTGCTGGCGGCGCTGGTCACCCGCTCCAGCGGCGCTCTGGCCCGTCGCGCCGCGGGCTGA
- a CDS encoding bacterial proteasome activator family protein: MEMPRSERSQDSPPHVLIVGQDGTAVGDADDESREVPVTEMVEQPAKVMRIGSMIKQLLEEVRAAPLDEASRVRLKDIHAASVKELEDGLAPELVEELERLSLPFTEEAIPSEAELRIAQAQLVGWLEGLFHGIQTALFAQQMAARAQLEQMRRALPPGGPHDDDEDGGHGAVRSGPYL, from the coding sequence ATGGAGATGCCGAGGAGTGAACGGTCGCAGGACAGTCCCCCGCACGTCCTGATCGTGGGACAGGACGGGACGGCGGTCGGCGACGCCGATGACGAGTCGCGCGAGGTCCCGGTGACGGAAATGGTCGAACAGCCCGCCAAGGTCATGCGGATCGGCAGCATGATCAAGCAACTCCTCGAAGAGGTACGCGCCGCGCCCCTCGACGAGGCGAGCCGGGTCAGGCTCAAGGACATCCACGCCGCCTCCGTGAAGGAGCTGGAGGACGGCCTGGCCCCGGAGCTCGTGGAGGAACTGGAGCGCCTGTCCCTCCCGTTCACCGAGGAGGCCATCCCCTCCGAGGCGGAACTGCGCATCGCGCAGGCCCAGTTGGTGGGCTGGCTGGAGGGCCTCTTCCACGGCATCCAGACCGCTCTGTTCGCGCAGCAGATGGCCGCGCGGGCCCAGTTGGAGCAGATGCGCCGCGCCCTTCCGCCCGGCGGTCCGCACGACGACGACGAAGACGGTGGCCACGGCGCGGTCCGCTCGGGCCCGTACCTCTAG
- a CDS encoding NTP transferase domain-containing protein, translating to MSYDAIVLAGGAARRLGGADKPALSVGGRALLDRVLDACPDARSTVVVGARRPTARPVRWTREDPPGGGPVAALDAGLRGTAAELVLVLSADLPFLDRDTVRALLAAPDAHGTDGAMLRDPGGRDQPLVAAYRAEPLRREITLLATEHGGLAGLPLRALTAELELTAVTAPPLAAFDCDTWDDLAAARARIREHGTVLDQWITAVKNELGIDLAVDTKTLLDLARDAAHGVARPAAPLTTFLVGYAAAHAAATGADPAQAVAEASRKAADLALRWAAEAETDAASEENGSG from the coding sequence ATGAGCTACGACGCGATCGTGCTGGCCGGCGGCGCCGCGCGGCGACTCGGCGGGGCGGACAAGCCCGCGCTGAGCGTCGGCGGTCGGGCGCTCCTCGACCGCGTCCTCGACGCCTGCCCGGACGCCCGGAGCACCGTCGTGGTCGGCGCCCGGCGGCCCACCGCGCGCCCCGTGCGGTGGACCCGCGAGGACCCGCCGGGGGGCGGCCCCGTGGCCGCGCTGGATGCCGGGCTGCGCGGTACCGCCGCCGAGCTGGTCCTCGTACTCTCCGCGGACCTGCCGTTCCTGGACCGGGACACCGTACGGGCCCTGCTGGCCGCGCCCGATGCGCACGGCACGGACGGGGCGATGCTGCGGGACCCCGGCGGCCGGGACCAGCCGCTGGTCGCCGCCTACCGGGCCGAACCCCTGCGCCGCGAGATCACGCTGCTCGCCACCGAACACGGCGGCCTCGCCGGGCTGCCGCTGCGCGCGCTCACCGCGGAACTGGAGCTGACCGCCGTAACGGCTCCGCCACTCGCCGCGTTCGACTGCGACACCTGGGACGATCTCGCCGCCGCCCGCGCCCGGATCAGAGAGCATGGAACCGTGCTGGACCAATGGATCACCGCCGTCAAGAACGAGCTGGGCATCGACCTCGCCGTCGACACCAAGACCCTGCTCGACCTCGCCCGGGACGCCGCCCACGGCGTCGCCCGCCCCGCCGCGCCGCTGACCACCTTCCTGGTCGGCTACGCGGCCGCCCACGCCGCCGCCACCGGCGCCGACCCCGCCCAGGCCGTCGCCGAGGCCTCCCGCAAGGCCGCCGACCTGGCGCTGCGCTGGGCCGCCGAGGCGGAGACGGACGCCGCCTCCGAAGAGAACGGCTCGGGATGA
- a CDS encoding molybdopterin molybdotransferase MoeA, with protein MTPTNSAEQALDEALALVSRAPEGGGAGGHRAVSWPRAREAAAHAGAGVRARPHDVPLADALGEVLTASLDALTDLPSFDTSAMDGWAVAGPGPWHVREGGGVLAGSGRPEPLADGEAVRIATGARIPADTTAVIRSEHCREAGGQLFADRPVVTGQDIRPRGQECRSGDLLLPAGSLVTPAVLGLAAAAGYDRLTTSPRPRVEILVLGDELLTEGRPHDGLIRDALSPMLEPWLTRLGAEVTGTRTLGDDPAGAAALLEAVTASTADVLVTTGGTASGPVDHVHPVLEKAGARLLVDGVAVRPGHPMLLARIGDRADGRHVVGLPGNPLAAVSGLLTLAEPLLRALAGRRPRPRYTATVQGDVPGHPYDTRLVPVRLDDEQAVPLRYHGPAMLRGVAAADALAVVPPKGARSGQELEVLDLPWASGGCFT; from the coding sequence ATGACCCCCACGAACTCCGCCGAACAGGCCCTTGATGAGGCCCTGGCCCTGGTCAGCCGCGCCCCCGAGGGCGGCGGCGCCGGCGGCCACCGGGCCGTCTCCTGGCCGCGCGCCCGGGAAGCCGCCGCCCACGCCGGGGCCGGGGTGCGGGCCCGCCCCCACGACGTCCCCCTCGCGGACGCCCTCGGCGAGGTCCTGACCGCCTCCCTGGACGCGCTGACCGACCTGCCCTCCTTCGACACCTCCGCCATGGACGGCTGGGCCGTGGCCGGCCCCGGCCCGTGGCACGTCCGCGAAGGCGGCGGCGTCCTGGCCGGCTCCGGCCGTCCGGAGCCGCTCGCCGACGGCGAGGCCGTCCGGATCGCCACCGGCGCCCGGATCCCCGCCGACACCACCGCCGTCATCCGCAGCGAGCACTGCCGTGAGGCGGGCGGGCAGCTCTTCGCCGACCGGCCCGTCGTCACCGGCCAGGACATCCGCCCGCGCGGCCAGGAGTGCCGCTCGGGGGACCTGCTGCTGCCCGCCGGCTCGCTGGTCACCCCCGCCGTGCTCGGGCTCGCCGCGGCCGCGGGGTACGACCGGCTGACCACCAGCCCCCGCCCCCGCGTGGAGATCCTGGTGCTCGGCGACGAGCTGCTCACCGAGGGCCGCCCGCACGACGGGCTGATCCGCGACGCCCTCAGCCCCATGCTGGAGCCCTGGCTCACGCGCCTGGGCGCCGAGGTCACCGGCACCCGGACTCTCGGCGACGACCCGGCCGGGGCGGCCGCCCTGCTGGAGGCCGTCACCGCCTCCACCGCCGACGTCCTGGTCACCACCGGCGGCACCGCCTCCGGACCCGTCGACCACGTCCACCCCGTGCTGGAGAAGGCCGGCGCCCGGCTGCTCGTCGACGGGGTGGCGGTCCGGCCCGGGCATCCGATGCTGCTGGCGCGGATCGGCGACCGGGCGGACGGGCGGCACGTGGTCGGGCTCCCCGGCAACCCCCTCGCCGCCGTCTCCGGGCTGCTGACCCTCGCCGAGCCGCTGCTGCGCGCCCTCGCGGGCCGCCGCCCGCGCCCGCGCTACACGGCGACCGTGCAGGGCGACGTGCCCGGGCACCCGTACGACACCCGGCTGGTACCGGTCCGGCTCGACGACGAGCAGGCCGTACCGCTGCGCTACCACGGCCCGGCGATGCTGCGCGGCGTGGCGGCCGCGGACGCGCTGGCCGTCGTACCGCCCAAGGGCGCCCGGTCCGGACAGGAGCTTGAGGTCCTCGATCTGCCGTGGGCTTCGGGAGGATGTTTCACGTGA